CGGCAATCACAACACGTGGTATTTTGTTCTTGACAATCAGCTCAGCACATGGCGGTGTCTTTCCGTAATGAGCACAAGGTTCAAGAGATACATACAGAGTTGAGGTCAATAAAAGTGATTTGTCTTTTACCGAATTAATAGCATTAACTTCCGCATGAGCTTCACCGAACTGTCTGTGATACCCTTCACCAATAATTTTATTATCATGCACTATTACAGCACCAACCATTGGATTGGGTTTCGTGAAACCTTCACTTTTGCGTGCCAGGAAGAGGCATCTCTGCATATATATCGGATTTAGCTCCATTTTTTTATACCTTTGTTGTTATCAACTATTAATTCTATGCAAGAACTCACTCATTATATTCGACAAGAATTAGGAAGTCTTTACACTCATACTGAGCTGTTTGCACTTATCCGTATAATTCTGGAAGAAGTCACAGGAATTGACAATACAGGAATTATTTCTGACAAATTTAATAATTTATCCTCATCAGAACTAAGCAAAATAAAAGATATTATAGGTAGACTAAAAAAGAGTGAGCCAATTCAATATGTTTTAGGAAAGACTGAATTTTATGGTCTTAATTTTAAGGTTTCTCCTGATGTATTGATACCGAGACCAGAAACTGAGGAACTGGTTGAGTGGATTCTCTCAGAAAAAGCTGCCGGGCCTGTCTCCATACTCGATATCGGAACAGGTAGCGGTTGTATTGCAGTCACACTTGCAAAAAAACTTCCACAAGCTGAGGTCAATGCATGGGATATTTCAGAAGGAGCATTGGATATTGCCAGGGAGAATGCAAGAATAAATAATGTTACAGTAAATTTCAGCAATCAGGATGTTTTGTCAATTAATGAAGATAATGAAATCATATCAGAAGGTGGTAAATATGATGTAATTATAAGTAACCCTCCATATGTAATGGATTCTGAGAAAAAGAGTATGGATGATAATGTCCTGAATTATGAGCCACATGTAGCACTATTTGTAGAAGATGATAACCCTCTGCTTTTTTATGATAAGATTTCTACAATTGCACTGGATCTGCTCAATGATAATGGGAAACTATATTTCGAGATAAACAGAGATAAAGGTGATGATATCCTCCATTTGTTAAAGAGTAAAGGGTATGATCAAATTGAACTTAGAAGAGATATCTCCGGCAACTTCAGAATGATTAAGGGTGTAAGAACAGTTAGTGGCAGCAAACAGACATACAGTCATGAATGAGAAACGAAAGGTTATATCTGAAAAACAGGCGTACTCACGCATGGCACGTTTATGTTCACAAAAAGAGTATTGCAGTTATGATATTTCTCAGAAGCTTTACCGACTGAATCTTAATGCTGAGGATATCGAGAGAGTTGTAAACCGTCTGATTAAAGAGAATTTTATAAACGATGAGAGGTATACCAGAAGCTATATTGGAGACAAAATTAAATTCAATAAGTGGGGGAGAAGGAAAATCGAACTTGCATTGAGACAAAAGAAAATTCCATCGGAAATTATCCAAAAAATATATGAAGAGATGCCTGAGGCAGAGACGACCAACTCTCTTGAGTATGTGCTTGAAAAAAAGTGGAAAACAGTAAAGGGGGCAAGTATTAATGAACGAAAAAACAAGCTTATCAGATATGCTCTTGGCAGAGGCTTTGAGATGAGTGATATATTATCATGCTTGCAAAAAATGGATATTGACTCTATTGATGAAGTTTAGAAAGAGATATGATGATAAAATTAAAAAGAGGAAATCCGGACTTTTTAGAAATTTACTGAATCTATTACTTCCGGAGGTGTGTGTGGTTTGTGGCAGGGAGTTGCTTGAAGATGAAAAAGGAGTATGTCTGAGCTGTTTATTTAAGTTACCCCGAACAGATAATTATAAAGTTATTGATAACAGTGCTGAAAGATTGATGGCAGGCAGAATCCCATTTGAAAGAATTGCAAGCTATTGTGTATATGCAGAAGGGGGAATACTGCCACCTTTAATACATAATCTTAAATATTATAATAAAAAAGAGATAGGATTTTTATTAGGCAGGATGTTTGGAGACGACCTGTCAGGGAGCGACTTTATAAAACCTATTGATATTATTGTACCGGTTCCGCTGCATCCAAAAAAGGAGAAAATCAGAGGCTATAATCAAGCAGATGTAATAGCTCAGGGAATATCAGAATCCACTTCACTGCCTGTTTCAACAGGTAATCTGGTGAGAGTAGTGCATAATCCTACTCAAACAAAACGTACCCGTACAGAGCGATGGGAAAATGTTAAGGATATATTCTATGTGAAAGATAAGCAGCTATTTGAACAAAAACATATTCTGCTCGTTGATGATGTAATCACTACAGGATCAACAATTGAGGCTTGCGGAATAGCTCTGCATAAATGCGCCAATCTGAAGATTAGTATTGCAACAATAGGGGAGGTTTTATAAATCAATTAGCGGTTATTGACCAAAAATTCATTTTTAAGCACTATTTTTGCTAACAATTCATGATCAAGTCAATAAAAAAATGAAAAGAGTACAAAAAATTACGGCTGAGAAACTACTCAAAGTGAAGGCTATTAAGCTACAGCCTTCTAACCCATTTACTTGGGCATCAGGATGGAAATCACCTATCTATTGTGATAATCGCAAATTGATGTCATATCCACAAATTCGTAATTTTTTAAAAGTAGAATTTGCAAGGATAATACTTGAGAAATATCCTCAAACAGATGCCATAGCAGGTGTTGCTACAGGTGCAATTGCTCCCGGTACGCTGGTAGCAGATGTTTTGGGGCTACCTTTTGTTTATATCCGCTCCTCACCCAAAGATCATGGAATGGAGAATTTAATTGAGGGAGACCTTAAGCCAAAACAGAAAGTAGTTGTTATAGAAGATCTGGTGTCTACAGGCGGAAGTAGTCTAAAAGCAGTAGAAGCTATCAGAAGCAATGGTTCAGATGTATTAGGTATGATAGCAATCTTCACTTACGGCTTTCAGCACTCTGTTGATGCAATGCATGAAGCAAGGGTGGAACTTACTACATTGTGCAATTATGATGCAATTTTAGATGAGGCACTGGCTACTGATTATATTGACGAATCAGAACTTAAAACATTGCAGGATTGGCGTAAAGATCCCGAAAACTGGGGTAAACCACATAAAAATATTAAATAATGACAGAATTTGTCAGTGAATTAAAAGTAATTCAGCATTCCGATTCGGATATATTCAGGGTATTGTCGGATCTTCGAAACCTGGAATTAGTCAAAGGGATGATACCTGAAGATAAGATCAAGGACTTTAATTTTGATAAAGATACTGTATCTTTCACAGTAGATGCTATAGGTAAAGTTTCATTTGAAGTGATTGACCGTCAGCCTAACAGGCAGGTGAGATTTAAGTCGCTGCGACTTCCATTTGATATCATTATGGAACTTAATCTAAACTCTATAGCTGAAAAAGAAACCGAATTGTCGATGCTTGTGCAAACCAATCTGAATCCCTTTATGAGAGGAATGGTTGAGAAGCCTATGAAAGAGGCAGTAAACAGGATATCAGATGCGTTGACTAATTTACCTTACGACAAAATTTAAATTATATAAGAGCTGAATTTCAATTGAATTTCAGCTCAATTTTTTCCCCTGAGTTCATATTTAGGGTTATATAACTGCTGTCTATACTGATTTTTTTACCATTTGCAGTTACAGATGTAACATAATCGGGAGTTTTTATCTTAAAACTGTTTGACACTTCAGCTTTAATTATTGCTTCTGTTAATCTGCTATTTTCCCATTTGGCATCAATTTCAGCACCGCCACGGGCACGTAGTCCTTTGAAGCTCCCATCACTCCATTTCCCCGGAAGAGCAGGGAGTAGGTTGATATAACCGTTATGACTCTGTATCAGCATCTCAGCTATTCCTGATGTGCCTCCGAAATTACCATCTATTTGAAAAGGAGGATGAGCACAGAAAAGATTAGGATATGTTCCGCCACCACTTCTCATATTTACCCCATCACCATAAGCAGGCTCCAGTAAACTCTTCAAAAGCTTGTAAGCTCTGTCACCATCATGCAGTCTTGCCCAGAAATTTATTTTCCATGCTCTCGACCATCCTGTGCCCTCATCACCACGGCGGTTTAAAGTTTTTCTGGCTGCCTCTGCCAGGTCTGGTGTCACTTCAGGTGATATTTGATCGGATGGGTATAAGCCATATAGATGTGAAACGTGACGATGTTTAGGGTCCTGCTCTCTGTAATCTTCCAGCCACTCCTGCAGATAGCCGTTACTACTGATCTGCATAGGAGGCAATTGATCTATGACTTCTATGATCCTTTTTGTTACAAAATCTTCTATTTCAAGTATTTCTGATGCTTTCAGAGTGTTAGTAAACAGCTCTTTAATGATTTGTACATCCATGGTGGGACCCATACAAACAAAAACCGGTTCTTCACTATCAGGCAGATAGAATGCATTTTCAGGAGATGAGGAAGGAGCTGTTACCAGCCATCCATTTTTGGGTTCCCTTATCATGCTTGTTAGAAAGAATTCCGCTGCACCTGCCAAAATAGGGTAAACAGATCTCAGGTACTCTTCATCTCTGTTGAATGAGTAGTGCTCCCAAATATGTTCACATAGCCATGCACCTCCGGTATTCGTTGCTCCCCATGAAGCATGTTCACCAGGCGCAGTGTAATACCACGGATTACTCATCATATGCGCAACCCATCCATCTGCATTATAGAAGGTCTTTGCTGTTTTCTCTCCCGAAGGAACCAAAGCACGTGTAAAGTCGATCAATGGTCTGTGCAGTTCAGATAGATTGCACACTTCTGCCGGCCAGTAATTCATTTGCAGATTTATATTCAGGTGATAATCGCCATTCCACGGTGTTTGTAGTTGATTCGACCACAAACCCTGTAAATTAAGCGGCATACTCTTCTCATTGGTCCCACTTATCATCAGATACCTGCCAAACTGGAAGTAGAGCGCAGCGAATGCAGGGTCGTCATTCTCCTGGAAATTTATCAATCTCTGATTAGTAGAGGTTATATTGTCCTGTTCACCCAGATAGAGTTCAACCCTGTTAAATTTCTCCTGATACAGGTCCACATGATCCTGTTTAAGCTTATCAAATGATTCTCTTTTAGCCTCTGTGATTAGTTGCACCACAGTAGATTCATAATCCTTATCCATCATATCTGTAGATGTGGATACCAGAATTAATGCCTCATCTGCATTTGTAAGTACCAGCGATGATTCGTCCCAACTAATTTCACCTCCTTTATTAACTATCTCAGCAATAGTCAGATATTTCAGACCTTTATCGCCATCATAGCCATCATTAAGCTGACCTCTCATAATCAGCCTGTTTTTTTCAATTGTTACATCTGATCTTTCAGAGCGGTTCAAATTTAGTTTAAAAGAAACTGATCTCTTTAAGTCTGCTGATATTTTTATAACAAGAAGATCATCATCGTGAGAGGCAAAATATTCACGCTTATAATTCACATCACCCAATTCAAACTGTGTAGATGCAACTGCATTGTTCAGTGACAGACTTCTCAGATAATTCCTGACTGAATCATCTCTGTTGGTGTTGTGGTTATAACTATAATCGATATCCAGATCTCCAACTTTCTGAAAACAGCCATAAGGTGCATCTTTTCCATTACCGAAGGCAGACCCCTGTCCACCGCATCTGAAATGGCGATACATCAATTCCTGAGCTTCAAGATTCTTCCCTTCCAGAAGTAGATTTTGAATTTCAGGAAGATATTCTATAGCATCCGGATTAAACGCTTCGGGGTCTTCACTGCCCGACCACATAGTTATGTCATTTATAACAATCTTCTCTTTTTCTATACCACCATCAGGCATCATCCCAATTCTTCCATTGCCGAGTGGCAGCGTCTCTTCCCATCTGTTGGCGGGTTCTGAGAAATTGAGTGTTAATGTTTGTCTCTCTGTTTTATTCTCACACGAGCATAGAAATATTATTATACCTGCAAATAGTATAGATTGTAATTTAGTCATGAAACCGGATTATCTTTATTCTTTTGAAATATTACTATCAGTGAGTAAAATTAGCACATTCGGCAATAAGAAAAAAATAACCGGATGAACTCTTCACAGAGGTCATCCGGTTTTTGGAAAATCAAAAAAGTCATATAAGAAATAGAACTAATTAAATTGTGGTTTTTTAGTATTTAATAGTATTCATCTGATGTTGTTACAGGTATAGGAATCTCAGTCCCGGCTTGTAATGCAGGCTGATTATATCTGTATACCACATCATAAATCTTTTCTCTTGTATCGCTGTATGTTTTGTCTGTCCACTCTTTTACCTTAACTGATATCATAACAGAGTCGCTGTTCATTACTCGTAAAGGTCTTAAATCGAAGCAGACGAAACCTTCGTATAGTTTATCCGACTGACTTTCATATGCGTTGTGTCTGAATTCAAGTTCAATCACATCTTTGTCAGTATCAGGCCTTAGCTTGTTTTCAACTAAGTTTATAGCATGTGGCTGTTTACCACCATAGTTAAACATAAATGATGCATTAAGATAATCGCCACTAATCCATATTGAGTTTGTCTTAATTGGATCATCGCCAATAATTTCTTCATTATGGGCATTCAACTCAATTACCGGCTTAGTAAGTATTTTCCAAATGTCATTTATCTTCACATAGTGGTCATATCCATCTTTCTGGTCCGACAGTATTGTATAATTCACAAGCACCCTCTGGTGATTGGTGGGTAAAAAATTTACTGCTTTTGCTGCAGGCCAAAGTCTTTTACCATTATCAAGCTGCAGTGAGTAAGCATTATCCCCTTCATTTATAATCGTAGCAATATCAATTCCAAAGTTTCCAAGCGACTTCGAATTATCGTCACATCCGGTATTAATCAACAGGATTCCAATTATTGCCAAACCAATTATGAAGAGTTTTTTTTGCATATCACTCAGATCACAATTTTCACATTAATGACTGCTCACTTTTACAAGTAAGATGCATAAAACTCAAAAACGCTGCGTGAATTTATAAAAAAAGTACAGTTTTAACGATGTTTAACAGTGGTATTTCCCCAACTATTACTTTTTTTTAGGGTATAGCTTATCTATGATATCAGGTCTGTTTATCTTTTTAAGCTCTCTGATAATAGAGCCTCTGCTTTTCTGATCATACCAGAAGAAAAACTGGCGTTGAGCCAATTTCTGGTCTTTCGATTTTGCTGTGTAAACCTGTTGTAGTGTATAAGGATGGTAACCGGTATAATAGATTTCAGTTGCCAGTGTCATTGGCGATGGTGTAAAGTCCTGAACCTGCTCCAGCTTAAAGTCGAGATTCTTCGTAACCGCTGCCAGTTCTGCCATATCCTCTTCAGTACATCCCGGATGCGACGAGATAAAATAGGGTATAAGCTGCTGTTTAAGCTGATATTTATTGTTTAATTCATCAAATAGTCTCTTAAAGCTATAGAATAGAGAGAAAGATGGTTTGCGCATCACATTCAGGGTAGAGTCAGATGTATGTTCAGGAGCAACCTTGAGTCTCCCCGACACATGATTTCTTATTAACTCCTCAGCATACTTGCGGTTGGCACTATTCACCTTATTGTCATCCGACTTATGCAGCAGCATATCATATCGTACGCCACTACCTATAAAAGATTTTTTTACTCCCGGTAAAGCATCAACTGATTTGTAAATATCTAATAGAGCAGAGTGATCAATGTTCAGATTAAAACATACTTTTGGGAATATACAGGATGGTTTTTTGCACTTGCTGCAGATATTTAAATCCTTTCCCTGCATTTTATACATGTTAGCAGAAGGTCCTCCAAGATCAGTAATATAACCTTTAAAGTCGGGCATTTCAGTAATCTGTTTTACCTCATTCAGAATAGATTCTTTTGTCCTTGAGGCAATAAATTTACCCTGATGAGCAGAAATAGTACAAAAGGCACATCCACCAAAACATCCTCTGTGCATATTTACTGAAAATTTAATCATCTCATATGCAGGAATATGCTTCCCTTTATATTTAGGGTGAGGAAGACGCGTATAGGGAAGATCAAATGAAGCATCAATCTCCTCCTCTTTCATTGGAGGGTAGGGTGGGTTAACAATCAAAACTTTATCATCTACTGCTTGCAATATTCTTGCGGCAGATATGCGGTTCGATTGCTCCTCTACTACTCTGAAATTCTTTGCCTGCTTAAGTTTGTCCTTCAGACACTCTTCATGTGAAAAAAGTGCTACCTCTTCTTTGAAAGGATTTTCCGGTATACTTTTCTTGTTGATTAGGAAGGCCGACTGGGGCAGATCATATATTTCACTAATCTTTCTTCCCTCTCTAATGTTTTTAATAAGTTGTTTAAGTGGCAATTCGCCCATTCCATAAATCAGGAAATCTGCACCGGTTTCGGCAAGTATGGTTTTATGTAGAGAATCATCCCAATAGTCGTAGTGCGTAACCCGTCTAAGTGACGCCTCAATGCCGCCAAGTACAATAGGCACATCTGGATAGAGGTCTTTCAATATCTTTGAATATACAGTCACCGCTCTGTCAGGCCGCATGTCAGACCTGCCATCGGGAGTATAGGCATCGTTAGATCGTAATCTCTTGTTTGCAGTATAATGATTAATCATAGAATCCATTACACCTGCTGTAACAGCAAAAAAGAGGTTCGGTTTTCCAAATTTCCTGAAATCCCTTAGATCGTCACGCCAGTTAGGTTGTGGTACAACAGCAACTTTAAGTCCCTCCTTCTCCAGCAACCTTCCAATAACGGCAGTACCAAAAGAGGGGTGATCGATATATGCATCACCTGAAAACAGAATAACATCAGCCTCTTCCCAGCCCCTCAGATTCATCTCTTTCTTTGTTGTGGGGAGCCAATCGGTCATCTGTCTTCTATTATTTGTCATTAATGTACTTTTTTAGGCTTCTGTTCTTTCAAAACAGCATCCAGTTCAACAGCCTTCTCTACTGCCAGTTGTATATCTGAGCAAATATATTCCTCACCTATAAGCTCCGGAATATTAGTTTTGTTTATCTGTTCCCTTACACTTTCCCTAACACCCGATAATATTACATGAATCTTCTCCTTAATCGAATTCTTAATTAGTGCTTCCAGGTTATTTAACCCTGTTGAGTCGATAAATGGAACCTTACGCATTCTGATAATACGTATCTTATGATGCTCTCCAATATTACGCATCTTCTCATCAAACTTGTTTGCAACACCAAAGAAGAAAGGTCCTCTAATTTCATAAACCTCCACACTATCAGGCAGTAAAAGTTTTTCCTCCTCTGTACCCTCATGTCTTACCTCACTGTCAGACTCAATTTTAAGCTCACCTGTTGAATGAGATATTTCGGTATATTCGTTCATTCGTTTCAGGAATGCAAAAATAGCGAGCAATAAACCTACAGAAATAGCAACTGTAAGGTCAATAATAACAGTAAGCAGGAAAGTTGTCAAGAGGATTGCTTGAGTTGAACGCGACTGCTTCATCAGCGATACAAAAGTTCTCCACTCACTCATATTATATGCAACCACAACCAAAATCCCGGCAAGGCAAGCCATAGGAATATGTTTGGTCAGATCGCCAAGAAACAGCACTATAAGAAGTAAAACAATAGAATGAATAATACCGGCAACAGGAGTCCTTCCCCCATTGTTGATATTTGTCATTGTCCTTGCAATCGCCCCGGTAGCAGGGATACCACCAAAGAAAGGAGTAATTATATTCGCTGCACCCTGTGCAATAAGCTCCATATTTGAATTGTGTTTCTTTCCTGTTACCCCGTCTGCAACCGTGGCAGATAAAAGCGACTCAATAGCGCAAAGCATTGCAATTGTAAAAGCTGATGGGAAAAGAAGTCTGATACTTTCCAGATTGATTGCTATCTCCTTAATCTGCGGCAGTTCACTTTGAATATTAAATCTGTCGCCAATAGTCTCAATTCCCTCAATGTTTGCATAGTTCCTTAAGAAATAAACCACTACAGACATCAATATGATTGCAATCAGAGAACCCGGAACCCTCCTTGAAACCCTGGGAGTAAGAATAATAATAAGAACACTGACAACTGCAATAATTGTCACCCACCAGTTAACCGAGCTGAAATTCTGAAAATAGATACCCCATTTTTCTATAAAACCTGAAGGCAGTTTTGGTGTAGTAAGTCCAAAAAAGTCCTTAATCTGTGTAGAGAAGATTGTGAGAGCTATACCGCTTGTGAATCCCACAACAATAGGATATGGTACAAACTTAATAATGGATCCAAGTTTCAGGAAACCCATAACAACAAGCATTACCCCGGCGAGTACAGTTGCTATGGCAAGTCCAGGGATCCCATACTGTTCAACAATCCCGTAAACTATTACTATAAAAGCACCGGTTGGACCACCGATCTGTACAGTGCTTCCTCCAAGAAAAGAGATGATAAAACCTGCTATGATAGCGGTGAATATACCCTTCTCGGGTGTTACACCTGAAGCAATACCAAATGCAATTGCAAGAGGTAAAGCAACAACACCAACAATCAATCCTGACATCAGGTCTGCCAGGAATTTTTCTTTGTTGTAATTCTTAAATGTTTGAAATAATGTGGGTTGGAAATCCTTAAGTGAATTTATTCGCATAAATTATATCATGAAACTATAATGAGGAGCAAAGATACAAAAAAATATCAAACTACCCCTTGTTCCACGAGCACACATACACGTTCGGTTATTCTGTCTTCACCATAAGGATTATAGCGCACTTTCAGACTATTACCAAACATCCCTGCAAAAAGATTGTAACTCCAGGCCTTGAAGCTTCCCATGAAAGCATCAATAATGTGATATGAAGATGAATTGGTTTCTCTGTCAACCAGTTTCATCAGCAGCTGCCCCTGGGATTTAGTCAGCTTCTTCATTTTTGGAGTGTACGCATCTTTCAGATACTTCTCCATCTTATTAAGATGCTCCTGCCTGGCTTTATCATCAGGCAGCGTCTCCATATACTCGTATGTCTCCGTAATTATTCTTGCAATTTCCTTGGCATAAGGTAATGTTTTCTTTACATCTCTAACCAGCTTTAAATAAGCTATCTGATCTTTTGTGCTGCGGAATGTAAGGGGAGAATATTTTATAAAATCTCCAAGCCACATACAAGCAATGGTGTCTCCCTCCATTACAACTGCCGGATATACGTTAGGCATTAGATATATTGTTGATAATGGAGCTCTCTTATCAGGAGTTATATTTGTGGCATAATACTCCTGCGCTTTAACCGCTGGCGGTAAAAGCGATATAATTAGAACGAGTGAAACGATACCAAGTCTTTTCATAATGGTACAAAGATAATTAGTCGTTTTAATTTTCAAAATAAAATCTCGTTAAGTGTAGTTAATTAACCCTCGAGTTTTAAGAATGTTATGCAGATTTGGTTTACGAAAAACGGACAGCTATTTGTTTATTAGATCAGCAAAAAAGTATCACTTTAATAATAAAAAGATGAGTTTGTATTTAAATCACGATAATAAAATGTATTTTTGAAATAAAAAGATTTACTGCTATGACATATTTCCATTTAGGTGAGCTCGTTTTCAAACAGGCTCAGAAATATAAAAACAGAACTGCTTTAAAGTATCAGGATGCAACAGGTGCATGGGTGGATATGTCATGGGACCTGTTTGCCGAGAAGGTGACAAAAACGGCACAGGCAATGGCCGAAATGGGAGTAAAGCCATATAACAACGTGGGCATCTACTCACAGAATATGGAGAAGTATCTGATCACAGATTTTGCAGCTTTTGCCAACAAAGCAGTTATGGTTCCTATGTATGCAACCTCCTCCCCAAGTCAGGTGAAATATATAGTGAACGATGCAGAGATAAGTCTGATTTTCGTTGGAGAACAATTTCAGTACAACAACGCTTTTAAAGTTCAGCAGGAGAGTCAGTTCCTCCATAAACTGATTATCTTCGACAGAAATGTTGTTTTGCAGCCTGAAGACAAAACCTCGGTCTATTTTGATGATTTCATAACCACGGGCGACAACTCTGAGTCGGTTGCACTTGTCAATGCCCGCATCAGGCAGCTTAAGGATAGTGATCTTGCAACTATAATTTACACATCAGGAACAACAGGCGAGCCTAAGGGTGTTATGCTTACGCATGCAAATTATCTTAAGGCAATGAGGATTCATGATATTAGATTAACCAATCTTTCTGAAAAAGATCTCTCGATGTGCTTCCTGCCACTTACACATATTTTTGAAAAAGCGTGGACAATCTACTGCCTGCACAGAGGAATTGTTGTAGCCATAAACAGAAACCCCGCCGAAATAAGGGAGACAATAAAGCAGGTTAGACCAACAATTATGAGCAATGTCCCCCGTTTCTGGGAGAAGGTCTACGATGGTGTTAAAGAGACAATAGATTCATCTTCAGGTGTTATCAAGTGGCTGTTTACCGATGCGGTAAAAACGGGAAGGCGGCATAATCTCGACTATCGCAACAATGGTCGTAAAGCTCCACTGGGCAATAGCATAAAATTCTTTCTATATAAACATACTATCTACTATCTTATCAAGAGGATAGTGGGTATCGACAGGGGTAATTTTTTCCCGGTTGCCGGCGCACCCCTGTCAGATAATATAAATGAATTTCTGCAGTCGATCGATGT
This portion of the Lascolabacillus massiliensis genome encodes:
- the prmC gene encoding peptide chain release factor N(5)-glutamine methyltransferase encodes the protein MQELTHYIRQELGSLYTHTELFALIRIILEEVTGIDNTGIISDKFNNLSSSELSKIKDIIGRLKKSEPIQYVLGKTEFYGLNFKVSPDVLIPRPETEELVEWILSEKAAGPVSILDIGTGSGCIAVTLAKKLPQAEVNAWDISEGALDIARENARINNVTVNFSNQDVLSINEDNEIISEGGKYDVIISNPPYVMDSEKKSMDDNVLNYEPHVALFVEDDNPLLFYDKISTIALDLLNDNGKLYFEINRDKGDDILHLLKSKGYDQIELRRDISGNFRMIKGVRTVSGSKQTYSHE
- a CDS encoding regulatory protein RecX is translated as MNEKRKVISEKQAYSRMARLCSQKEYCSYDISQKLYRLNLNAEDIERVVNRLIKENFINDERYTRSYIGDKIKFNKWGRRKIELALRQKKIPSEIIQKIYEEMPEAETTNSLEYVLEKKWKTVKGASINERKNKLIRYALGRGFEMSDILSCLQKMDIDSIDEV
- a CDS encoding ComF family protein, which translates into the protein MKFRKRYDDKIKKRKSGLFRNLLNLLLPEVCVVCGRELLEDEKGVCLSCLFKLPRTDNYKVIDNSAERLMAGRIPFERIASYCVYAEGGILPPLIHNLKYYNKKEIGFLLGRMFGDDLSGSDFIKPIDIIVPVPLHPKKEKIRGYNQADVIAQGISESTSLPVSTGNLVRVVHNPTQTKRTRTERWENVKDIFYVKDKQLFEQKHILLVDDVITTGSTIEACGIALHKCANLKISIATIGEVL
- the pyrE gene encoding orotate phosphoribosyltransferase, whose translation is MKRVQKITAEKLLKVKAIKLQPSNPFTWASGWKSPIYCDNRKLMSYPQIRNFLKVEFARIILEKYPQTDAIAGVATGAIAPGTLVADVLGLPFVYIRSSPKDHGMENLIEGDLKPKQKVVVIEDLVSTGGSSLKAVEAIRSNGSDVLGMIAIFTYGFQHSVDAMHEARVELTTLCNYDAILDEALATDYIDESELKTLQDWRKDPENWGKPHKNIK
- a CDS encoding glycoside hydrolase family 95 protein, which encodes MTKLQSILFAGIIIFLCSCENKTERQTLTLNFSEPANRWEETLPLGNGRIGMMPDGGIEKEKIVINDITMWSGSEDPEAFNPDAIEYLPEIQNLLLEGKNLEAQELMYRHFRCGGQGSAFGNGKDAPYGCFQKVGDLDIDYSYNHNTNRDDSVRNYLRSLSLNNAVASTQFELGDVNYKREYFASHDDDLLVIKISADLKRSVSFKLNLNRSERSDVTIEKNRLIMRGQLNDGYDGDKGLKYLTIAEIVNKGGEISWDESSLVLTNADEALILVSTSTDMMDKDYESTVVQLITEAKRESFDKLKQDHVDLYQEKFNRVELYLGEQDNITSTNQRLINFQENDDPAFAALYFQFGRYLMISGTNEKSMPLNLQGLWSNQLQTPWNGDYHLNINLQMNYWPAEVCNLSELHRPLIDFTRALVPSGEKTAKTFYNADGWVAHMMSNPWYYTAPGEHASWGATNTGGAWLCEHIWEHYSFNRDEEYLRSVYPILAGAAEFFLTSMIREPKNGWLVTAPSSSPENAFYLPDSEEPVFVCMGPTMDVQIIKELFTNTLKASEILEIEDFVTKRIIEVIDQLPPMQISSNGYLQEWLEDYREQDPKHRHVSHLYGLYPSDQISPEVTPDLAEAARKTLNRRGDEGTGWSRAWKINFWARLHDGDRAYKLLKSLLEPAYGDGVNMRSGGGTYPNLFCAHPPFQIDGNFGGTSGIAEMLIQSHNGYINLLPALPGKWSDGSFKGLRARGGAEIDAKWENSRLTEAIIKAEVSNSFKIKTPDYVTSVTANGKKISIDSSYITLNMNSGEKIELKFN
- a CDS encoding NigD1/NigD2 family lipoprotein, which gives rise to MQKKLFIIGLAIIGILLINTGCDDNSKSLGNFGIDIATIINEGDNAYSLQLDNGKRLWPAAKAVNFLPTNHQRVLVNYTILSDQKDGYDHYVKINDIWKILTKPVIELNAHNEEIIGDDPIKTNSIWISGDYLNASFMFNYGGKQPHAINLVENKLRPDTDKDVIELEFRHNAYESQSDKLYEGFVCFDLRPLRVMNSDSVMISVKVKEWTDKTYSDTREKIYDVVYRYNQPALQAGTEIPIPVTTSDEYY
- a CDS encoding YgiQ family radical SAM protein, producing the protein MTNNRRQMTDWLPTTKKEMNLRGWEEADVILFSGDAYIDHPSFGTAVIGRLLEKEGLKVAVVPQPNWRDDLRDFRKFGKPNLFFAVTAGVMDSMINHYTANKRLRSNDAYTPDGRSDMRPDRAVTVYSKILKDLYPDVPIVLGGIEASLRRVTHYDYWDDSLHKTILAETGADFLIYGMGELPLKQLIKNIREGRKISEIYDLPQSAFLINKKSIPENPFKEEVALFSHEECLKDKLKQAKNFRVVEEQSNRISAARILQAVDDKVLIVNPPYPPMKEEEIDASFDLPYTRLPHPKYKGKHIPAYEMIKFSVNMHRGCFGGCAFCTISAHQGKFIASRTKESILNEVKQITEMPDFKGYITDLGGPSANMYKMQGKDLNICSKCKKPSCIFPKVCFNLNIDHSALLDIYKSVDALPGVKKSFIGSGVRYDMLLHKSDDNKVNSANRKYAEELIRNHVSGRLKVAPEHTSDSTLNVMRKPSFSLFYSFKRLFDELNNKYQLKQQLIPYFISSHPGCTEEDMAELAAVTKNLDFKLEQVQDFTPSPMTLATEIYYTGYHPYTLQQVYTAKSKDQKLAQRQFFFWYDQKSRGSIIRELKKINRPDIIDKLYPKKK